One window from the genome of Paenibacillus azoreducens encodes:
- a CDS encoding YjcZ family sporulation protein: MSEAVGGVGYGYGGLGTNMAAILVLFILLVIITKSFLY, from the coding sequence ATGAGTGAAGCAGTAGGTGGAGTAGGTTATGGTTATGGTGGTTTAGGCACAAATATGGCAGCTATCCTAGTTCTGTTCATACTCTTGGTTATTATTACTAAGTCCTTCTTGTATTAA
- a CDS encoding YjcZ family sporulation protein: MSEAVGGVGYGYGGMGTNMAAILVLFILLVIITKSFFF; encoded by the coding sequence ATGAGTGAAGCTGTTGGAGGAGTAGGTTATGGTTATGGTGGTATGGGAACAAATATGGCGGCTATCTTAGTTCTGTTCATCTTGCTGGTTATCATAACTAAATCTTTCTTTTTTTAA
- a CDS encoding MarR family winged helix-turn-helix transcriptional regulator, which produces MNEEFIAYVREINEIEYACHEMLTQEYANVLDESVTSSQIIILNHLDSSGSMLTGELAKQLNITPSAVSQMLNKMEKRQLVKRSINPNNRREILVELDTAGLKFIEMNKKIELSIIERFYAKLPFEDLEAFKAFMLKFKRIIEQELAENGHVHID; this is translated from the coding sequence ATGAATGAAGAGTTTATTGCATATGTCCGAGAAATAAACGAGATTGAGTATGCTTGCCACGAGATGCTGACTCAGGAATATGCGAATGTTTTGGATGAATCCGTAACAAGCAGCCAGATTATTATTCTGAACCATCTCGATAGCAGCGGCAGCATGCTTACCGGCGAACTAGCCAAACAGCTGAATATTACCCCAAGCGCAGTCAGTCAAATGCTGAATAAGATGGAGAAACGCCAGCTTGTCAAGCGATCCATTAATCCGAATAATCGAAGGGAAATTTTAGTAGAATTGGATACGGCGGGGCTCAAGTTCATTGAAATGAACAAAAAAATTGAATTGTCCATTATTGAACGTTTTTATGCCAAGCTTCCTTTTGAAGATTTGGAAGCATTTAAGGCGTTTATGCTGAAATTCAAACGGATTATCGAACAGGAATTGGCGGAAAATGGTCATGTTCACATTGATTAA
- a CDS encoding serine hydrolase translates to MKKIKMRTWAASGMALLLALDLTGGSKAAAMAANTSATSGMLDSSGLEKLIDQFMQERIGTEEGAPGAVVAVVQDGRMVLKKGYGFADREKKLPADPDHTLFRIGSVTKTFTAAAIMRLVDEGKIDLHADVQKYMGGIRFTNPFKTPVTVHHLLTHTSGFQVTTETLDDMPEDLETFIPLKKYIEQKKPAIVREPGTSYMYDNYAFNLLGYIIENVSGMPYQQYMEQNMLKPLGMKASEMVISNQMLSHLATGYDDSNNPITPYGFSPTEAPDGGMLTTAEDAAHFMIAQLNGGTYGGNRLWKDATVKQMQRYHSSIHPDSPDSGYGYENMLGTGKINGLEITGKGGDVPGYSSFILLIPEKKIGVFMAFNKLLSSPYVARDWNQVFMDAYFPASNGSAGPKTYLHTPQQQLKRFEGIYSDLRARMLITKVSATGNGELTVEDDIEGVHKLKQIDPLLFEDEKGGMLAFKEEKDGTISYLKYGNPVSYAVKPRGTFADVRLDSEYAPFIAQMHAMGFIKGTDGRYDPAKPLTRADLAAIIVRMMGSNLSSVPSRFEDVKGTWAEREVETAAAAGWMEGMTDRKFEPNRELTREEAASILIPLFQSAAFEAMSKFQPDKIKLADVANSASVDSVKLLIAAGLTGPDANIQPDGTVQFRAVQPIKREEVAVWVVRFVQRIVLGKQ, encoded by the coding sequence GTGAAGAAAATAAAAATGAGAACATGGGCAGCATCCGGTATGGCCTTGCTGTTAGCTTTAGATTTAACGGGTGGAAGCAAGGCAGCCGCAATGGCAGCGAACACATCCGCAACTTCCGGGATGTTGGATTCGAGCGGACTAGAGAAACTAATCGATCAATTTATGCAGGAGCGGATCGGCACGGAAGAAGGAGCGCCGGGGGCCGTCGTTGCAGTTGTACAGGATGGACGAATGGTGCTTAAAAAGGGATACGGATTTGCTGACCGCGAGAAAAAATTGCCGGCAGATCCTGACCATACGCTTTTTCGTATCGGCTCAGTAACTAAAACTTTTACAGCAGCAGCGATCATGCGATTGGTTGATGAAGGGAAAATAGACTTGCATGCGGATGTGCAAAAATATATGGGCGGAATCCGGTTTACCAATCCGTTTAAGACGCCGGTAACTGTACATCATTTACTGACTCATACATCCGGGTTTCAGGTGACGACGGAAACGTTAGATGATATGCCTGAGGATCTAGAGACATTTATTCCTTTAAAAAAATACATCGAACAGAAGAAACCTGCGATCGTACGTGAACCCGGCACATCGTATATGTACGATAATTACGCCTTTAATTTGCTGGGGTATATTATTGAAAATGTTAGCGGCATGCCCTACCAACAGTATATGGAACAAAATATGCTCAAACCGCTGGGGATGAAGGCATCTGAGATGGTCATTTCGAATCAAATGTTATCTCATCTGGCAACAGGCTATGACGATAGCAACAACCCCATCACTCCGTATGGGTTCTCGCCTACCGAAGCTCCGGACGGCGGTATGTTGACAACCGCGGAGGATGCGGCTCATTTTATGATCGCTCAGTTGAATGGCGGTACATACGGCGGCAATCGATTGTGGAAAGACGCGACCGTCAAGCAGATGCAGCGTTATCATTCCAGCATTCATCCCGACTCCCCGGATTCGGGTTATGGATATGAAAACATGCTGGGAACAGGCAAAATCAATGGTTTGGAGATCACCGGCAAAGGCGGGGATGTCCCTGGATACAGTTCTTTCATATTGCTGATCCCCGAAAAGAAAATCGGGGTGTTTATGGCTTTCAATAAGTTGCTATCCTCCCCTTACGTAGCAAGGGACTGGAATCAGGTATTTATGGATGCTTATTTCCCCGCCAGCAACGGTAGTGCCGGACCAAAAACTTATCTGCACACTCCACAGCAGCAGCTGAAACGGTTTGAAGGAATTTACAGCGATCTGAGAGCCAGGATGCTGATAACCAAAGTTTCTGCGACGGGGAACGGGGAACTGACGGTAGAGGACGACATTGAGGGCGTTCATAAATTGAAACAAATAGATCCTTTATTATTTGAAGATGAGAAGGGAGGAATGCTGGCCTTCAAAGAAGAAAAGGACGGGACGATCTCGTATCTTAAATATGGAAACCCGGTTAGCTATGCGGTCAAACCTCGGGGGACCTTTGCCGATGTTCGCTTGGATAGTGAATATGCGCCTTTCATTGCACAGATGCATGCCATGGGATTTATTAAGGGAACCGATGGACGTTATGATCCGGCGAAACCGCTGACGCGGGCGGATCTGGCGGCAATTATTGTCCGCATGATGGGAAGCAATCTTTCGAGTGTCCCTTCGCGTTTTGAAGACGTTAAAGGCACCTGGGCGGAGCGGGAAGTGGAAACGGCTGCGGCCGCAGGATGGATGGAGGGGATGACGGACCGCAAGTTCGAACCTAATCGGGAGCTGACCCGGGAAGAAGCAGCTTCCATATTGATCCCCTTATTTCAAAGTGCAGCTTTCGAGGCGATGTCGAAATTTCAACCGGATAAAATCAAATTGGCAGACGTGGCAAATTCCGCAAGCGTCGATAGCGTCAAACTGCTGATTGCTGCAGGTCTAACTGGTCCTGACGCGAACATCCAACCTGACGGCACCGTCCAATTCCGGGCGGTTCAGCCGATCAAGCGGGAAGAAGTTGCAGTCTGGGTGGTCCGATTTGTTCAACGGATTGTTTTAGGAAAACAATAA
- a CDS encoding extracellular solute-binding protein yields the protein MAKMSKWLSLVMAGTLALSLTACGGGSKTDEGSSSNASGTSGNTDSAKEKNITITFQNIYPDPTDPKNKLMNKLVKQYETDHPNIKIELDSLNTDQQKLKLKTQAASKEIPDITVVNPAAQMQPFVEAKLLAPLNDMLDQNGLKDTFQDGLLDWYSFDGNTYALPDGNNIAVVYYNKELFDQAGVKVPTTFEEMLDVVKTLKSKGIQPMAIGEKDSWTGSFLFMNMLLRTNNGPGFLKDVIDKKKTFEDPAFIDAVNAFQNLVQAGAFQEGATSFDYNAGENLFKTGKVAMYFMGTWATGGIETSSVNGKVGVFKFPTIGGKGNPDEFMLAPGSAFAISADSEHLEETKAFLNWFMRSFPKEAFEAKGAVGIGQKVDGDFKAAGYSDMAMEVLNLFKEVKGGDLAFDNTMNPGTAQVHLTSIQNLFAQKKDAAEVAKEHQAAFEANNK from the coding sequence ATGGCGAAGATGTCTAAATGGTTAAGCCTGGTCATGGCAGGTACGCTGGCCCTCAGTTTGACAGCATGCGGCGGCGGAAGCAAAACCGATGAAGGAAGTTCTTCCAATGCATCGGGAACATCCGGCAACACGGATTCGGCAAAAGAAAAAAACATTACGATTACGTTCCAAAATATTTACCCGGATCCAACCGATCCGAAAAACAAGCTGATGAACAAGCTGGTCAAGCAATATGAAACGGATCACCCGAATATTAAAATCGAACTCGACTCGCTGAACACAGACCAACAGAAGCTGAAGCTCAAAACGCAGGCTGCATCCAAGGAAATTCCCGATATCACGGTCGTCAACCCGGCCGCGCAAATGCAGCCTTTTGTTGAAGCAAAGCTGCTTGCGCCGCTGAATGATATGCTGGATCAAAACGGCCTGAAAGATACTTTCCAGGATGGGCTTCTCGACTGGTACAGCTTTGATGGCAACACCTATGCCCTGCCGGACGGCAACAACATTGCGGTTGTGTACTACAACAAAGAGCTTTTCGATCAAGCCGGCGTGAAAGTGCCAACGACTTTTGAAGAAATGCTTGATGTGGTAAAAACATTGAAATCCAAAGGCATCCAGCCGATGGCGATCGGCGAAAAAGACAGCTGGACCGGTTCATTCCTGTTCATGAACATGCTGCTCCGCACGAATAACGGCCCTGGATTCCTGAAAGACGTTATAGATAAAAAGAAAACGTTTGAAGATCCAGCGTTCATCGATGCGGTAAACGCGTTCCAAAACCTGGTTCAGGCTGGAGCTTTCCAGGAAGGAGCAACTTCCTTCGATTACAATGCCGGGGAAAACCTGTTCAAAACAGGCAAAGTGGCGATGTATTTCATGGGTACATGGGCAACGGGCGGAATTGAAACTTCGTCGGTAAACGGCAAGGTTGGCGTCTTCAAATTCCCGACGATCGGTGGCAAAGGCAATCCGGACGAGTTCATGTTGGCACCTGGAAGCGCATTCGCCATCTCGGCTGACAGCGAACATCTGGAAGAAACCAAAGCATTCCTGAATTGGTTTATGCGGAGCTTCCCGAAAGAAGCCTTTGAAGCCAAAGGCGCGGTAGGCATCGGTCAAAAAGTCGACGGCGACTTTAAAGCTGCCGGATACTCCGATATGGCCATGGAAGTGCTCAATCTTTTCAAAGAAGTGAAGGGCGGCGATCTGGCGTTCGACAACACGATGAATCCGGGTACGGCACAAGTTCACTTGACAAGCATCCAGAATCTGTTTGCTCAGAAAAAGGATGCGGCCGAAGTTGCCAAAGAGCATCAGGCTGCATTTGAAGCCAATAACAAATAA
- a CDS encoding carbohydrate ABC transporter permease yields the protein MNVLKVSRLTIAAFVLPCLIIYVGIVFVPIIVSMYSGLLDWNGIGEAKFIGFENFKNLFFHDPVFWPSVRRTLMFAVFSMAEIPLALLVAILLRRYVRRPNILVSTYFLPVILSVVVVGQLWKTIYNPASMGGMLNQVLTAIGLESWTHSWLTDPAVAMYSLYFVALWQYLGYHTLIQYTGILNVPEEIYEAAKIDGAEGFTADRYITFPNIIPIFKISIVLAFIGSLQAFDMVMVMTGGGPAHATDVISTHMYNMSFLSMKYGYGSSIAAFLVILCLAATFLINFIFNKLEKRFS from the coding sequence ATGAACGTGCTGAAGGTGTCCCGCCTGACGATCGCCGCGTTTGTACTGCCTTGTTTGATCATCTATGTTGGTATCGTTTTTGTGCCGATTATCGTGTCCATGTACAGCGGTTTGCTGGATTGGAACGGGATCGGGGAGGCAAAGTTTATCGGTTTTGAAAATTTTAAAAATCTGTTTTTTCATGATCCGGTATTTTGGCCATCCGTACGGAGAACATTGATGTTTGCCGTCTTTTCCATGGCGGAAATTCCGCTCGCGCTTCTGGTGGCGATTTTGCTGCGGCGGTATGTTCGTAGACCCAACATCCTGGTTTCCACGTATTTTTTGCCTGTCATTTTGTCGGTTGTCGTGGTTGGGCAGTTGTGGAAAACGATCTATAACCCCGCATCGATGGGAGGCATGCTGAATCAGGTGCTGACTGCAATCGGGCTCGAATCCTGGACGCATTCATGGCTGACGGATCCGGCGGTTGCGATGTATTCGCTTTATTTTGTGGCGTTATGGCAGTACCTCGGTTACCATACGCTGATCCAATACACGGGGATATTAAATGTTCCGGAAGAAATTTACGAGGCAGCAAAAATAGACGGGGCGGAAGGTTTTACGGCCGACCGGTATATTACGTTTCCGAACATTATTCCAATCTTCAAAATCTCGATTGTTCTTGCTTTTATCGGTTCGCTGCAGGCATTCGATATGGTGATGGTCATGACGGGCGGCGGCCCGGCGCATGCAACCGATGTGATCTCGACGCATATGTACAACATGTCCTTTTTGTCCATGAAATACGGTTACGGAAGCTCGATTGCCGCGTTTTTGGTCATTTTGTGCCTGGCGGCAACGTTCCTGATCAACTTCATATTCAATAAACTGGAGAAACGCTTCTCGTAA
- a CDS encoding carbohydrate ABC transporter permease yields the protein MARRGRFSIAKTIVILFLSILVVTQVYPLLWLVLYSLKTNEEILSGSFFALPHSPQWSNYSAALEGNYVRYLLNSLFVTSVTMVSVILLSSLCAYAISRFRWRYGQVVMLLFLVGMMIPMQATLLPLMIIFKNIHVLNTHLSLILPYVAFSMPIAVFILSGFMKSIPHEIEESAVIDGASIWRIFRSIILPVSVPPVMTVCILTFINIWNEYILAATFISTEKLKTLPFGVNSFVSQYSVNYGAIGAFLVLGALPVIIIYFLLADKITQGMVAGAVKG from the coding sequence ATGGCCCGGCGCGGACGGTTTTCCATTGCGAAAACAATCGTCATCCTGTTTTTATCCATCCTTGTGGTGACTCAGGTATATCCGCTGCTTTGGCTGGTCCTATATTCACTGAAAACGAACGAAGAAATTTTATCAGGCAGTTTTTTCGCTTTGCCGCATTCGCCGCAGTGGAGCAACTATAGCGCCGCGCTGGAAGGAAACTACGTGCGGTATCTGCTGAACAGCCTGTTTGTCACATCCGTTACCATGGTGTCGGTCATTTTACTGAGTTCATTATGCGCATATGCCATCAGCCGCTTCCGCTGGCGTTACGGACAAGTCGTGATGCTGCTGTTCCTTGTCGGGATGATGATTCCGATGCAGGCGACGCTGCTGCCGCTCATGATCATTTTCAAAAACATTCATGTGCTGAATACGCATCTGTCGCTTATTCTGCCGTATGTCGCTTTTTCCATGCCGATCGCGGTATTTATCTTAAGCGGGTTTATGAAATCCATACCGCATGAGATCGAAGAGTCGGCGGTGATCGACGGCGCGAGCATTTGGCGGATTTTCCGCAGCATCATTTTGCCTGTATCCGTACCGCCCGTGATGACGGTTTGTATTTTGACTTTCATTAATATATGGAATGAGTACATTTTGGCCGCAACCTTTATTTCAACGGAAAAACTTAAAACGCTGCCGTTTGGCGTCAACAGTTTTGTCAGCCAATATTCCGTCAACTACGGCGCGATCGGGGCTTTTCTCGTGCTGGGCGCGCTGCCGGTCATTATCATCTACTTCCTGCTCGCGGATAAAATTACGCAGGGCATGGTGGCCGGGGCGGTAAAAGGCTGA
- a CDS encoding sensor histidine kinase, with the protein MRSFRSIRNRLFLLFMGCMTGILIVMSILYYNRTLTIIHTKVSDIAEKNISQTAGLFNLMLQGYNSLSKSLNSNYELTRLLQETASNPAVAIMNERMITNIIGAAYYSRNEVVGIHILAEDGKVYSYERQFAGVIDNNYAQTEWYKKLGESSGNMVWLGLYPGSPINTMQQRNNVFVFGRKLYDLTSHKEIGILVIETNPSPIMEALSNVSISPGTKVYILDENRKIIASSEQKYTKRPELDKLPKPSRDEKIVVDNTSNQLIVAAGTSMAGWTIYGLTPKRDIQAEVYQTTKFLIIVVVLLIVLSTLLASIVSRNIASPLKLLIREMKKVEMGNFSGRVNVNSFDEINSLVSSFNRMVQRMDELIETIKISTVSEKNAQLQALQSQVNPHFLYNTLDMIYWMLDEQENEQLSRVVLSLSQMFRYSSNWEEASRTTLGRELEQIRHYLTIIETRLDGRLQTEMAIDDKWLNVTLPKMTLQPIIENAVKYGLEPLGGLGVLKVGTEAHGNKLHIRIEDNGVGMDASTLERVRVSLSHKPFSETMISMESGTRRGIGLRNVHDRLVMMFGEAYGLFIDRASKQGTTVEIIIPIPPKGENEHEHIDRG; encoded by the coding sequence GTGAGAAGCTTCCGATCCATACGCAACCGCTTGTTCCTTTTGTTTATGGGATGTATGACAGGTATTTTAATCGTGATGAGCATTTTGTATTATAACCGGACACTCACCATCATCCATACGAAAGTAAGTGATATCGCCGAAAAAAATATTTCGCAAACCGCCGGTCTATTTAATTTGATGCTTCAAGGCTACAACAGTTTGTCCAAATCGCTGAACAGCAACTATGAGTTGACCCGCCTGCTGCAGGAAACGGCATCCAACCCTGCGGTTGCGATCATGAATGAGCGGATGATCACAAATATAATTGGAGCGGCCTACTATTCGCGGAACGAAGTGGTAGGCATTCATATTTTAGCGGAAGATGGCAAGGTATACAGCTATGAAAGGCAATTTGCCGGCGTGATCGACAACAACTATGCCCAGACCGAATGGTATAAAAAGCTGGGGGAATCCTCCGGGAACATGGTGTGGTTGGGACTCTATCCAGGTTCGCCTATCAATACGATGCAGCAGCGAAATAATGTGTTTGTGTTTGGGAGGAAGCTGTACGACCTAACCTCGCACAAAGAGATTGGAATTTTGGTGATCGAAACCAATCCATCCCCGATTATGGAAGCGCTATCTAATGTAAGTATCAGTCCGGGAACCAAAGTGTATATTTTGGATGAAAATCGGAAAATTATCGCTTCATCCGAGCAAAAATATACCAAACGCCCGGAACTGGATAAGCTGCCAAAGCCCTCCCGGGACGAGAAAATCGTGGTCGACAACACCTCAAACCAGTTAATTGTGGCTGCAGGCACTTCGATGGCCGGATGGACCATTTATGGGTTAACGCCCAAAAGGGATATCCAGGCTGAGGTCTATCAAACGACGAAATTTTTGATCATTGTGGTGGTGCTGTTGATCGTATTGTCTACGCTGCTGGCTTCGATCGTCTCACGCAATATTGCTTCGCCGTTGAAACTGCTGATTCGCGAGATGAAAAAGGTTGAGATGGGCAACTTCAGCGGCCGCGTTAACGTCAATTCTTTCGATGAGATTAACAGTCTGGTGTCGTCATTTAACCGGATGGTGCAGCGGATGGATGAACTGATCGAAACGATCAAGATTTCCACGGTCAGCGAAAAAAATGCGCAGCTGCAAGCGCTGCAGTCCCAGGTTAATCCTCATTTTTTGTATAATACGCTGGATATGATCTACTGGATGCTGGATGAGCAGGAGAACGAACAGCTAAGCCGGGTGGTGTTGTCCCTGTCGCAAATGTTCAGATACAGCAGTAATTGGGAGGAAGCTTCACGGACAACGCTTGGGCGCGAACTGGAGCAGATTCGGCATTACCTGACCATCATCGAGACAAGGCTGGACGGAAGGTTGCAAACGGAAATGGCCATCGATGATAAGTGGCTCAATGTGACGCTCCCGAAAATGACGCTTCAGCCGATCATCGAAAACGCCGTTAAATACGGACTTGAGCCGCTGGGCGGCCTTGGGGTTTTGAAAGTAGGCACGGAAGCTCATGGGAACAAGCTGCATATCAGGATTGAAGACAATGGAGTCGGTATGGATGCATCAACCTTGGAGAGAGTACGCGTGTCACTATCCCATAAACCGTTTTCGGAAACGATGATCTCCATGGAGTCCGGGACAAGACGCGGCATCGGGCTGCGAAATGTCCATGACCGGTTGGTTATGATGTTTGGCGAAGCTTACGGCCTGTTTATCGATAGAGCCAGCAAGCAAGGTACGACCGTTGAGATTATCATTCCGATTCCGCCGAAGGGGGAGAATGAACATGAACATATTGATCGTGGATGA